A single genomic interval of Bos javanicus breed banteng chromosome 26, ARS-OSU_banteng_1.0, whole genome shotgun sequence harbors:
- the LOC133239076 gene encoding protein FAM229B-like, producing the protein MPFRFGTQPRRFPVEGGDSSIGLEPGLSSSATCNGKEMSPTRQLRRCPGSHCLTITDVPRAITVYVCIVAPCPAGSSTGIFVFNGYSGYTSHLFCIEYQALNRMHTNIV; encoded by the exons ATGCCTTTTCGGTTTGGGACTCAGCCAAGGAGGTTTCCGGTGGAAGGGGGAGATTCTTCAATTGGGCTGGAGCCTGGACTGAGCTCCAGTGCTACTTGTAATGGGAAAGAGATGTCACCAACCAGGCAACTCCGAAGATGCCCTGGAAGTCATTGCCTGACAATAACCGACGTTCCCAg GGCAATTACTGTCTATGTATGCATCGTCGCTCCTTGTCCTGCAGGTTCTTCCACAGGCATTTTTGTGTTCAATGGTTACTCTGGATATACTTCACACCTTTTCTGCATAGAATACCAAGCACTGAACAGGATGCATACTAATATTGTCTAA